From one Lemur catta isolate mLemCat1 chromosome 5, mLemCat1.pri, whole genome shotgun sequence genomic stretch:
- the RNF145 gene encoding RING finger protein 145 isoform X1: MYLEPLSMNRFTTALIGQLVVCTLCSCVMKTKQIWLFSAHMLPLLARLCLVPLETIVIINKFAMIFTGLEVLYFLGSNLLVPYNLAKSAYRELVQVVEVYGLLALGMSLWNQLVVPVLFMVFWLVLFALQIYSYFSTRDQPASRERLLFLFLTSIAECCSTPYSLLGLVFTVSFVALGVLTLCKFYLQGYRAFMNDPAMNRGMTEGVTLLILAVQTGLIELQVVHRAFLLSIILFIVVASILQSMLEIADPIVLALGASRDKSLWKHFRAVSLCLFLLVFPAYMAYMICQFFHMDFWLLIIISSSILTSLQVLGTLFIYVLFMVEEFRKEPVENMDDVIYYVNGTYRLLEFLVALCVVAYGVSETIFGEWTVMGSMIIFIHSYYNVWLRAQLGWKSFLLRRDAVNKIKSLPIATKEQLEKHNDICAICYQDMKSAVITPCSHFFHAGCLKKWLYVQETCPLCHCHLKNSSQLPGLGTEPVPQPHAGAEQNVLQEGTEPPGQEHSPGTRIQEGSRDNNEHIARRPDSQEGASDPKGDPHRAKDEACPVESA, from the exons ATGTATTTAGAACCTCTCTCTATGAATCGGTTTACCACAGCCTTAATAG GTCAGTTGGTGGTGTGTACTTTATGCTCCTGTGTCATGAAAACGAAGCAGATTTGGCTCTTTTCAGCCCACATGCTTCCTCTGCTAGCACGACTCTGCCTTGTTCCTCTGGAGACTATTGTTATCATCAACAAATTTGCTATGATTTTTACTGGATTGGAAGTTCTGTATTTTCTTGGGTCTAATCTTTTAGTACCTTATAACCTTGCTAAGTCAGCATACAGAGAATTGGTTCAG gTAGTGGAGGTGTATGGCCTTCTAGCCTTGGGAATGTCCCTGTGGAATCAACTGGTAGTCCCTGTTCTTTTCATGGTTTTCTGGCTCGTCTTATTTGCTCTTCAGATTTACTCCTATTTCAGTACTCGAGATCAGCCTGCATCACGGGAgaggcttcttttcctttttctgacaaG TATTGCTGAATGCTGCAGCACTCCATATTCTCTTTTGGGTTTGGTCTTCACAGTTTCTTTTGTTGCCTTGGGTGTTCTGACACTCTGCAAGTTTTACTTGCAGGGTTATCGAGCTTTCATGAATGATCCTGCCATGAATCG gggcaTGACAGAAGGAGTAACACTGTTAATCCTGGCAGTGCAGACTGGGCTGATAGAATTACAGGTTGTGCACCGGGCATTCCTGCTCAGTATTATCCTTTTCATTGTTGTGGCTTCTATCCTGCAGTCTATGTTGGAGATTGCAGATCCTATTGTTTTGGCACTGGGAGCATCTAGAGACAA GAGTTTATGGAAGCACTTCCGTGCTGTAagcctttgtttatttttactggtATTTCCTGCTTATATGGCTTATATGATTTGCCAGTTTTTCCACATGGATTTTTGGCTTCTTATCATTATTTCCAGCAGCATTCTTACCTCTCTTCAG gttctgggaacactttttatttatgtcttatttatGGTTGAGGAATTCAGAAAAGAGCCAGTTGAAAACATGGATGATGTTATCTACTATGTGAATGGTACTTACCGCCTGCTAGAGTTTCTTGTTGCCCTCTGTGTGGTGGCCTATGGTGTATCAGAGACCATCTTTGGAGAATGGACAGTGATGGGCTCAATGATCATCTTCATCCATTCCTACTACAATGTGTGGCTTCGGGCCCAGCTGGGGTGGAAGAGCTTTCTTCTCCGCAGGGATGCTGTGAATAAGATTAAATCATTGCCCATTGCTACTAAAGAGCAGCTTGAGAAGCACAATGATATTTGTGCCATCTGTTATCAG gATATGAAATCTGCTGTGATCACGCCTTGCAGTCATTTCTTCCATGCAGGCTGTCTAAAGAAATGGCTGTATGTCCAGGAGACCTGCCCTCTGTGCCACTGCCACCTCAAAAACTCCTCCCAGCTTCCAGGATTAGGAACTGAGCCAGTTCCACAGCCTCATGCTGGAGCTGAGCAAAATGTGCTTCAGGAAGGTACTGAACCCCCAGGCCAAGAGCATTCTCCAGGGACCAGGATACAGGAAGGTTCTAGGGACAATAATGAGCACATTGCCAGAAGACCAGATAGCCAGGAAGGGGCTTCTGACCCCAAAGGGGATCCTCACAGAGCAAAAGATGAAGCATGTCCTGTCGAATCAGCCTAA